The following coding sequences lie in one Paenibacillus durus ATCC 35681 genomic window:
- a CDS encoding RsmB/NOP family class I SAM-dependent RNA methyltransferase, producing MAVQLPHSFSERMKELLGREYEAFLKTYGEIPHTGIRVNTLKITVDELQRISPYRMEPIPWCPTGFYTIEGARPGKHPYYHAGLYYIQEPSAMAPVELLGVLPGERVLDLCAAPGGKSTQIAAKLQGQGMLISNDLHPERTKALAKNLELCGARNAVVLNESPERIAAAFPGFFDRILIDAPCSGEGMFRKDEDMVRQWDENTPAKYAGMQREILRAAALALRPGGTLVYSTCTFSPEENEGSIAEFLAAHPQFSIVPVHGTGSFSPGLEPLPGTARLWPHKVKGEGHFIAVLRHNGKPEEESGADAGPGDGGKSLPVVPRGEAGGRNAQGGRAALARKDKSSVGRGDSRNGRNGRTSSRGDGRGRSAAIATEGDILASYAEFAREQLGWQPEGFPVLFGEHLYLSPLPREALNGLRTVRPGWYIGHVRSGRFIPGHPLATALTPGESLRSLSLAGDGPEAVSYLKGETLSISEDRLTIAPGTSPKGYVLVCIDGYSAGWGKWQNGILKNEYPAGWRWT from the coding sequence ATGGCGGTACAACTTCCGCACTCCTTCTCCGAGCGGATGAAGGAGCTGCTGGGACGGGAATACGAAGCATTTTTGAAGACCTATGGGGAGATCCCGCATACGGGCATCCGTGTTAATACGCTAAAGATTACGGTGGATGAGCTGCAGCGGATCTCACCTTACCGCATGGAGCCGATCCCCTGGTGCCCCACGGGTTTTTACACAATCGAAGGCGCCAGACCCGGCAAGCATCCTTACTACCACGCCGGGCTTTACTATATTCAGGAGCCGAGCGCCATGGCGCCTGTCGAGCTGCTCGGCGTCCTTCCCGGCGAACGAGTGCTGGATTTATGCGCCGCACCCGGCGGCAAGTCGACGCAGATCGCCGCCAAGCTTCAAGGACAGGGAATGCTGATCAGCAATGACTTGCATCCTGAGCGGACCAAGGCTCTGGCCAAGAATCTGGAGCTGTGCGGCGCGAGAAACGCGGTCGTCCTGAACGAGAGCCCGGAGCGAATCGCTGCGGCATTCCCGGGATTTTTCGATCGCATCTTAATTGATGCGCCATGCTCGGGCGAAGGAATGTTCCGCAAGGACGAGGATATGGTTCGGCAGTGGGACGAGAATACGCCGGCCAAGTATGCCGGCATGCAGCGGGAGATTTTACGGGCGGCGGCGCTGGCGCTCAGACCTGGGGGGACGCTGGTTTATTCGACCTGCACCTTCTCGCCGGAGGAGAATGAAGGGAGCATCGCCGAATTTCTTGCCGCACATCCGCAGTTCTCGATCGTTCCAGTCCATGGCACAGGCTCTTTTTCCCCGGGGCTGGAACCGCTTCCGGGTACGGCCCGTTTATGGCCCCATAAGGTTAAGGGCGAGGGGCATTTTATTGCCGTGTTAAGACATAATGGGAAGCCGGAAGAGGAGAGCGGCGCCGATGCAGGGCCCGGCGACGGCGGCAAGTCTCTGCCGGTCGTGCCGCGTGGGGAAGCTGGAGGACGGAATGCTCAAGGCGGCCGGGCAGCCCTTGCCCGCAAGGACAAGTCATCCGTGGGTCGCGGCGACAGCCGAAACGGCAGGAACGGCCGTACTTCCTCCCGGGGCGATGGCAGGGGACGCAGTGCGGCCATTGCAACGGAGGGAGATATTTTAGCGTCCTATGCCGAGTTTGCCCGGGAGCAGCTTGGCTGGCAGCCGGAAGGCTTTCCCGTCCTATTCGGGGAGCATCTGTATTTGTCGCCGCTGCCGCGTGAAGCGCTGAATGGCCTAAGAACGGTGCGTCCCGGCTGGTACATAGGGCATGTCCGGAGCGGACGCTTCATTCCGGGCCACCCGCTCGCGACCGCGCTGACTCCCGGAGAGAGCCTGCGCAGCCTGTCGCTTGCCGGGGACGGGCCAGAGGCCGTGTCCTATCTGAAGGGGGAGACATTGTCGATTTCGGAGGACCGCCTGACGATTGCCCCCGGCACATCGCCGAAGGGGTATGTACTCGTCTGTATCGACGGATACAGCGCCGGTTGGGGGAAATGGCAGAATGGCATCCTCAAGAATGAATATCCCGCAGGCTGGAGGTGGACTTAG
- a CDS encoding pseudouridine synthase, translated as MTKSKGSEGKKQRLDKILSHVGYGSRSELRKQAKQGLITVNGVVQKDSGAHVDPYNDTIEVAGETVLYREHIYLMMNKPPGVLSATEDKRDRTVLDLLEERYAVFEPFPVGRLDKDTVGLLLLTSDGQLAHELLSPRKHVPKTYEALVEGEVGPDDVAAFAEGVRLDDGYVTLPAQLTVLGRERGRQVISQISLTITEGKFHQVKRMFQAVGKKVIFLKRVSMGNLPLDANLPEGACRELTSEELKLLGAEI; from the coding sequence ATGACAAAGTCAAAAGGCAGCGAAGGAAAAAAGCAGCGGCTGGATAAGATATTGTCCCATGTCGGCTACGGCTCGCGCAGCGAGCTCCGCAAGCAGGCCAAGCAGGGCCTCATCACCGTCAACGGCGTGGTCCAGAAAGACAGCGGCGCGCATGTCGATCCTTATAACGATACAATCGAGGTGGCCGGCGAGACGGTTCTTTACCGTGAGCATATTTATCTTATGATGAATAAGCCGCCGGGCGTGCTGTCGGCGACGGAGGACAAACGGGACCGGACCGTGCTGGATCTGCTGGAGGAGCGCTATGCGGTGTTCGAGCCTTTTCCGGTAGGGAGACTGGATAAAGATACGGTCGGATTGCTGCTGCTAACGAGCGACGGACAGCTTGCCCATGAGCTGCTGTCGCCGCGCAAGCATGTGCCCAAGACATATGAAGCCCTCGTGGAAGGCGAGGTCGGCCCGGACGATGTGGCGGCTTTTGCGGAGGGGGTCAGACTGGACGACGGTTATGTTACTTTGCCGGCGCAGCTGACTGTTCTGGGAAGGGAGCGCGGAAGGCAGGTCATTTCGCAAATCTCCCTGACGATTACCGAGGGCAAGTTCCACCAGGTGAAACGGATGTTCCAGGCCGTCGGGAAGAAGGTTATCTTTTTAAAAAGAGTTTCGATGGGCAATTTGCCTCTGGATGCGAATCTGCCCGAAGGCGCCTGCCGTGAGCTGACGAGCGAGGAGCTTAAACTGCTCGGTGCAGAAATTTAA
- a CDS encoding Cof-type HAD-IIB family hydrolase, with product MKYKLIALDVDGTLLNDDHILSPENKKTVAEVTRHGARVVLCTGRNPKNAIPIMQEMGLTGYVLADNGAVTVRVEDQEVIHQYPMDGRGLDPYIEYCRTRDIHFDVNTAFELYVDNVEHLTQEAHFMYEHLQLVPASLPAWNEFREPIVKFTVFSTADMMDEAEREWSKWIRSFNIQRSGEFFIDLMHHEASKGNALMNLAKQLGIRQQDVLSIGNYYNDISMLTFAGLGVAMDNSPVEVKAAADAITGTNNENGVSEALIKYCLS from the coding sequence ATGAAATACAAGCTTATAGCGCTAGATGTTGACGGTACGCTGCTAAATGACGATCATATCTTGAGCCCCGAGAACAAAAAGACGGTGGCCGAGGTCACCAGACATGGGGCTCGGGTCGTTCTCTGTACGGGAAGAAACCCGAAGAACGCCATTCCGATTATGCAGGAGATGGGACTGACCGGTTATGTGCTTGCCGATAACGGCGCCGTCACCGTGCGGGTAGAGGATCAGGAGGTCATACATCAGTACCCTATGGACGGACGCGGACTTGATCCGTATATTGAATATTGCCGCACACGCGATATCCATTTTGATGTAAATACCGCATTTGAGCTGTATGTCGACAATGTGGAGCATCTGACCCAAGAAGCCCACTTTATGTATGAGCATCTTCAGCTTGTTCCCGCGTCCTTGCCGGCATGGAATGAGTTTCGTGAACCGATTGTCAAATTCACCGTATTTTCCACAGCGGATATGATGGATGAAGCAGAGCGGGAGTGGAGCAAATGGATACGGTCGTTTAATATCCAGCGGAGCGGAGAGTTTTTCATTGATTTAATGCATCACGAAGCTTCAAAAGGCAATGCGCTGATGAATCTGGCTAAGCAGCTTGGCATCCGTCAGCAGGACGTGCTGTCTATCGGCAACTACTATAATGATATTTCGATGCTTACTTTCGCGGGCCTTGGGGTTGCTATGGACAATTCGCCCGTAGAAGTCAAAGCGGCGGCAGACGCGATCACCGGCACCAATAACGAAAATGGGGTATCGGAGGCTCTCATTAAATATTGCTTGTCTTAA
- a CDS encoding RsmF rRNA methyltransferase first C-terminal domain-containing protein: protein MNKEMLPAAYTAMIREMLGSETDAFLDTYAAPKTQGLRMNWLKTRTASGKKAAEKTARLFGLQPVPWCPEGYYYEEPSRPGRHPYHEAGLYYIQEPSAMSAAVLLDPKPGETVLDLAAAPGGKTTHIASLMDGQGLLISNEIHPERAKILAENVERLGLSHTLVTSANPGDLARLFPETFDRIMLDAPCSGEGMFRKDQGAISEWSPEHVEMCAARQWDIVQDAYTMLKPGGRLAYSTCTFNRKENEELIARVTATYPDMELLAAKRLWPHQDRGEGHFVALLAKGGAPDPSTVDPLQGSAKRGNRSGKGRIGGRPDAAAQTAFRQFREWAAAEIPGFRAEGVPLLFGESLYLLPSAFGESFSPELLHGLRIPRAGLHLAHLKKNRLEPAHALAMALCPEQAARSFDLDPESPEARSWLRGESLTVSDDLQGWTLVTVDHLPLGWGKASSGQLKNHYPKGLRQP from the coding sequence ATGAATAAGGAAATGCTGCCCGCAGCTTACACAGCCATGATCCGAGAGATGCTGGGAAGCGAAACGGACGCCTTTCTGGATACATATGCAGCGCCAAAGACCCAAGGCCTGAGAATGAATTGGCTAAAAACCCGCACAGCCTCGGGGAAAAAAGCTGCCGAAAAAACTGCGCGTCTATTCGGCCTTCAGCCTGTTCCCTGGTGTCCCGAAGGCTATTACTACGAGGAGCCCTCGCGTCCGGGACGCCATCCTTATCATGAGGCCGGATTATATTATATCCAGGAGCCATCGGCCATGTCCGCCGCCGTACTGCTGGACCCCAAGCCCGGTGAGACGGTGCTTGATCTCGCCGCCGCTCCAGGCGGTAAGACTACCCACATCGCCTCCCTGATGGACGGGCAGGGACTGCTCATATCGAACGAAATTCATCCTGAACGGGCCAAAATCCTAGCGGAAAATGTGGAACGGCTGGGTCTTTCCCATACGCTTGTAACCTCCGCGAATCCTGGCGATCTGGCCCGGCTTTTTCCGGAAACCTTCGACCGGATTATGCTTGACGCCCCTTGCTCCGGAGAAGGAATGTTCCGCAAAGATCAGGGCGCGATCAGCGAATGGTCGCCGGAGCATGTGGAAATGTGCGCCGCCAGGCAGTGGGATATTGTACAGGATGCGTATACTATGCTGAAGCCTGGCGGACGGCTTGCCTATTCCACCTGCACGTTCAACAGGAAAGAAAATGAAGAGTTGATCGCGCGGGTTACGGCAACCTATCCCGATATGGAGCTGCTGGCGGCAAAACGGCTGTGGCCGCATCAGGATAGAGGCGAAGGGCATTTTGTAGCCCTGCTGGCCAAGGGTGGAGCTCCTGATCCTTCAACCGTAGACCCGTTACAGGGCTCTGCGAAACGCGGAAATCGGAGCGGTAAAGGACGTATCGGCGGAAGACCGGATGCCGCCGCCCAGACTGCATTCCGGCAGTTCCGGGAATGGGCTGCCGCAGAAATCCCGGGATTCCGGGCGGAAGGCGTTCCGCTTCTGTTCGGGGAGTCGCTCTACCTGCTCCCCTCTGCGTTTGGCGAATCCTTTTCCCCGGAACTGCTTCACGGACTGCGGATTCCCCGGGCAGGTCTGCATCTCGCCCATTTGAAGAAGAACAGACTGGAGCCTGCGCATGCGCTCGCTATGGCTCTTTGTCCGGAGCAGGCAGCGCGTTCGTTCGATCTGGACCCGGAAAGTCCCGAGGCACGAAGCTGGCTGCGGGGCGAGAGTCTGACCGTGTCGGACGATCTGCAGGGCTGGACGCTGGTCACTGTGGACCATCTGCCGCTTGGCTGGGGGAAAGCAAGCTCCGGCCAACTCAAAAACCATTATCCGAAAGGACTGCGCCAACCTTAG
- a CDS encoding glycosyltransferase family 4 protein, with product MNLLQALFFPPEQPGGVSSMIPYLQERFRSSRWDMELFWLPKRIRGKGSDEIVFETFDWTPYGESPVVQKYIQTYRDYLWWTKLRLNKRFDLIHAHHPIAGMAMKKAFPDVPLVQTVHSSYERELILNGKIAENGLEHEFLTLIYRELEYVSDRLMTVSRSFAEYMSHYTENPSRIQIIPNGFDEKRFKPVAHENDVPQLVTVTRLVPAKGIDVLFNACAELKKRGHEYVLHIIGDGPSRSDLENLARSLGIYNETIFYGYTLHPEEFMPFFDIFVLPSRAEAFGSVFAEAALSCLALVGTEVGGIPEQIEDGINGLLVKPDDVIALADALEKVITDPAYRYELSRSAWDKAKNLYSLTRIANELKKTYLQLQTGSQE from the coding sequence ATGAATCTGCTGCAAGCGCTCTTCTTTCCGCCGGAGCAGCCCGGCGGTGTATCCTCAATGATTCCCTACTTGCAGGAACGCTTTCGATCAAGCCGCTGGGATATGGAACTGTTCTGGCTGCCCAAGCGCATCCGCGGAAAAGGCAGTGACGAAATCGTCTTTGAAACCTTCGATTGGACGCCTTACGGCGAGAGTCCGGTCGTACAAAAATATATCCAGACCTACCGCGATTACTTGTGGTGGACAAAGCTGCGCCTGAACAAGCGGTTCGATCTGATCCACGCGCATCATCCAATAGCCGGAATGGCTATGAAGAAAGCATTTCCGGATGTGCCGCTTGTTCAGACGGTCCACTCCAGCTACGAACGCGAGCTCATTCTGAACGGGAAAATTGCCGAGAACGGGCTGGAGCATGAGTTCCTGACTTTAATTTACCGGGAACTGGAGTATGTAAGCGACCGGCTGATGACCGTGTCACGGTCCTTTGCGGAATATATGTCGCATTATACGGAGAACCCTTCTCGCATTCAGATCATCCCGAACGGCTTTGACGAAAAAAGGTTCAAGCCGGTTGCGCATGAAAACGATGTCCCGCAGCTGGTGACTGTCACCCGTCTAGTTCCGGCTAAAGGGATTGATGTGCTATTCAACGCCTGCGCCGAGCTTAAGAAGCGCGGTCACGAATACGTGCTGCATATTATCGGTGACGGACCGTCCCGTTCCGATCTGGAGAATCTGGCGAGGTCGCTCGGTATATATAATGAGACCATTTTTTACGGCTATACCTTGCATCCCGAAGAATTTATGCCGTTTTTCGATATTTTTGTGCTGCCGTCCCGCGCGGAAGCCTTTGGCTCCGTATTTGCGGAAGCTGCGCTGAGCTGTCTGGCGCTCGTCGGAACAGAAGTTGGGGGTATCCCGGAGCAGATCGAGGACGGGATCAACGGCCTGCTTGTCAAGCCTGATGATGTGATTGCCCTGGCGGATGCGCTGGAGAAGGTCATCACAGATCCGGCCTATCGTTATGAGCTGTCCCGTTCGGCATGGGACAAAGCCAAAAATCTGTACTCCCTGACCCGCATCGCCAATGAGCTGAAAAAGACGTATCTGCAGCTTCAGACCGGCAGCCAAGAGTGA
- a CDS encoding exonuclease SbcCD subunit D, which produces MIPFRFLHAADLHLDSRFTGLSHIPGLIRDYLREAAFAALGRLVAVALEEEVDFVVISGDVYDSADSSLQSQLRFQEALLELSRSGIAVFLIHGNHDPLDGPRLQMELPDNVTVFGADKPGQVTAVRRIDGQEAAVVSGISYPTAKVTENTSLRFRRKEDSGLFHIALLHANVDGDPAHETYSPCTRRDLIDSGFDYWALGHIHKRRVLYERPFIVYPGNIQGRSVKETGPKGCCIVDVDAAGIAALRFKELDEVRFLIRDISIDNMVREAEWIEAVERAVEEIRQEHPSMMSVVRFRITGRGAVHRILSERGAAEDLLDELRRREALRSEQGRFHGLVWPEGFSLESGTEVDRERLLAEDSFLGELMRLAAESTGDDQMLDELVRSALAPLGENRELRRMLAEAGEDDIRVWLTRAAETAVTLLSDALEPDEESSNRPGSRQGGR; this is translated from the coding sequence ATGATCCCGTTTCGTTTTTTGCACGCCGCGGACTTGCATCTGGACAGCCGCTTTACCGGCTTATCTCATATCCCCGGACTCATTAGAGACTATCTGCGGGAAGCTGCCTTTGCCGCCCTAGGGCGGCTTGTTGCCGTGGCGCTGGAGGAAGAGGTCGATTTTGTCGTCATTAGCGGAGACGTCTACGATTCTGCCGACTCTTCGCTCCAGAGCCAACTGCGCTTTCAGGAAGCGCTGCTGGAGCTTTCCAGAAGCGGGATCGCGGTCTTCCTCATTCACGGCAATCATGATCCGCTGGACGGTCCGCGTCTTCAGATGGAGCTTCCGGATAATGTAACGGTCTTCGGCGCCGACAAGCCGGGACAGGTCACCGCCGTACGCCGCATTGATGGGCAGGAAGCCGCAGTCGTAAGCGGAATCTCTTATCCTACGGCCAAGGTGACGGAAAATACGTCGCTGCGGTTTCGGCGGAAAGAGGACAGCGGGCTGTTTCATATCGCGCTCCTGCATGCGAATGTCGATGGCGATCCGGCGCATGAGACATATTCTCCTTGTACCCGCAGAGATTTGATCGACTCCGGCTTCGACTATTGGGCGCTCGGCCATATCCATAAGCGCCGGGTTCTGTATGAACGTCCCTTTATCGTATATCCGGGAAATATCCAGGGACGCAGCGTCAAGGAGACAGGACCGAAGGGCTGCTGCATCGTGGATGTGGACGCCGCCGGAATCGCTGCCCTGCGGTTCAAGGAATTGGATGAGGTCCGTTTCCTGATTCGGGATATTTCGATTGACAATATGGTCAGGGAAGCCGAATGGATAGAGGCGGTGGAACGGGCGGTGGAAGAGATTCGGCAGGAGCATCCGAGCATGATGTCCGTCGTCCGTTTCCGAATCACCGGCCGGGGCGCCGTTCACCGCATTCTCTCGGAAAGAGGGGCGGCGGAAGATTTGCTGGATGAGCTACGCCGGCGTGAAGCGCTCCGGTCGGAACAAGGACGGTTTCATGGGCTTGTCTGGCCGGAAGGGTTCTCGCTTGAATCCGGAACCGAAGTTGACCGCGAACGCCTGCTTGCGGAAGACAGCTTTCTCGGCGAACTGATGCGGCTTGCGGCGGAAAGTACCGGGGACGACCAAATGCTGGACGAGCTCGTCCGGTCAGCGCTGGCGCCGCTTGGGGAGAATCGTGAGCTAAGGCGGATGCTGGCCGAAGCAGGTGAGGACGATATACGCGTCTGGCTGACGAGGGCGGCCGAAACGGCCGTGACCCTGCTCAGCGATGCCCTGGAACCGGATGAAGAAAGCAGTAATCGGCCCGGCAGCCGCCAAGGAGGTCGGTAA
- a CDS encoding AAA family ATPase, giving the protein MRIQRLEISGFGRLHARELELSAGLTVLYGPNEAGKSTMLQFIRAMLFGIPGRNYPAERLEPVHSGLHGGSLTARDGQGNAWSIRRYAGGSEGGKGDRLKITFSGIDGSVEELGQEELEKRLLGGVSRSMFRQLFAVTLDELQELGTLQSEEMSSYLFHAGIGGGGEILRAERRLQQEAEKLYKPRGRTQEAAKTLQSIEKLERQIAESRSYLPRYNDNTAALRAAESELEELERRRREDGARLTRLRKALDIRELWLKWEAARQELRELPDFPSFPEDAPERWRDLLTRTGNAAQAAARAERNVSELQEELAGIAQDPQLEAQGPRLERLLRAQGGYENRKTELRRLEEERKLLREHLQRILRSIHPGWTAGELADFAGAAADREAARRFGVQFAAYDRRMEGLAAERQALRVRLAAAQAALQQAERSLAREQREGAASFAALRPISPRETARLWDELQQAAERWREAQLRQAQPGAAGAAGSARTAAAIAPLLPLAAALTALLPAALWLTGAPPVSVWIAIGVLAAADLALLAGGRGARRQASPPPVSGGEEAAAEMLRLRGLLLSGPEAESRDARPERRSRALPASPDAGGLEAGMKELRRLMDAWTAWRQRADRLSGERDLRRTEADALAGQEQALVREMDAAEEEFRGTSARFEEWLRRRNLPEDLSPEGLPDIFRLAEQGNELLRREDGLELRIAELKRETAAFEEECLLLMAEAGEAAEERASASEEDARKANADVSHASSVILSDAASSAASPSGNGEPGLTPSVPTGAPQPDNAPSEIRVRAVSLPGVPSSAAVPPVTSPVAPTALSPIRWLEERAAAWEMLKTALLRREDLISRLRGAKEELEESRREQEALRQICGNLLREGGAKDGEDLLRRAAALSRRRELERSLRHSELAMFGGRDEEERQGLLELLSLQDAYALEEERKREERGLAELEERRNALLQLRGRLLQERENLKKVCREDTTLQQLEEQKAALRGIAEQYAVSALAAELISRTRRIYEREKQPQVLALASSYFERLTGGEYRRVVMTLGKKELKAEHREAGLLDSGLLSRGTAEQLYLALRLALAGTMDRQDPLPLLFDDLFVNFDERRLHAALSLLGELSSSRQVVMLTCHRHVAEAAAQLVTDASVISV; this is encoded by the coding sequence ATGAGAATTCAGCGGCTTGAAATTAGCGGCTTTGGCCGTCTTCACGCCAGGGAATTGGAGCTGTCAGCGGGATTGACCGTGCTGTACGGCCCCAATGAGGCCGGCAAATCTACGATGCTGCAGTTTATCCGCGCCATGCTCTTCGGAATTCCTGGAAGGAACTATCCAGCGGAGAGATTAGAGCCTGTGCATAGCGGCCTGCACGGGGGCTCCTTGACTGCCCGGGACGGACAAGGAAATGCCTGGAGCATCCGGCGGTATGCCGGAGGTTCGGAGGGCGGAAAGGGCGACAGGCTCAAGATTACGTTCAGCGGCATCGACGGAAGCGTGGAAGAGCTCGGACAGGAGGAACTGGAGAAACGCCTGCTGGGCGGCGTCTCCCGGAGCATGTTCCGCCAGCTCTTTGCGGTGACGCTGGACGAGCTTCAGGAGCTTGGAACCTTGCAGTCCGAGGAAATGAGCAGTTATTTGTTTCACGCGGGCATCGGCGGAGGAGGAGAGATCCTGCGGGCGGAGCGGCGTCTCCAGCAGGAGGCGGAGAAGCTCTACAAGCCCAGGGGTAGAACACAGGAAGCGGCGAAGACCCTCCAATCGATCGAGAAGCTGGAGCGGCAGATTGCGGAAAGCCGATCTTATCTTCCGCGTTACAATGACAATACCGCAGCGCTGCGAGCTGCGGAAAGTGAGCTTGAAGAGCTTGAGCGCCGCCGCAGGGAGGACGGGGCCAGGCTGACCCGACTGCGCAAAGCGCTCGACATCCGTGAGCTGTGGCTGAAATGGGAAGCCGCCCGCCAGGAATTGCGGGAGTTGCCGGACTTTCCGTCTTTCCCCGAGGATGCTCCGGAACGCTGGAGGGATCTGCTGACACGGACCGGTAATGCCGCACAGGCGGCGGCACGCGCCGAACGAAATGTCTCGGAACTGCAAGAGGAGCTGGCCGGGATTGCTCAGGACCCCCAGCTGGAAGCGCAGGGTCCCCGGCTGGAGCGACTTCTCCGCGCCCAAGGCGGCTATGAGAACCGGAAGACGGAGCTGCGGCGGCTGGAAGAGGAACGGAAGCTGCTGCGCGAGCATTTGCAGCGCATCCTGCGGAGCATACATCCCGGCTGGACCGCCGGGGAGCTTGCGGATTTCGCCGGCGCCGCAGCGGACCGTGAAGCCGCGCGCCGCTTCGGGGTTCAGTTCGCCGCTTATGACCGGCGAATGGAAGGTCTCGCCGCCGAGCGGCAGGCGCTGCGTGTGCGCCTTGCCGCAGCGCAGGCGGCGCTGCAGCAGGCGGAGCGCTCGCTTGCGCGGGAGCAGCGGGAAGGCGCCGCCTCATTCGCGGCGCTGCGGCCCATAAGCCCGCGCGAGACGGCGCGGCTGTGGGACGAGCTGCAGCAAGCCGCAGAGCGCTGGCGCGAGGCCCAGCTGCGGCAAGCACAGCCAGGCGCAGCTGGGGCCGCTGGCAGCGCGCGAACCGCCGCTGCCATAGCGCCGCTGCTGCCGCTGGCGGCCGCGCTCACCGCGCTGCTGCCGGCGGCGCTGTGGCTGACCGGAGCTCCGCCGGTCAGCGTCTGGATCGCGATCGGCGTGCTGGCCGCCGCCGATCTGGCCCTGCTTGCCGGCGGGCGCGGAGCGCGCCGGCAGGCCTCCCCGCCGCCCGTCAGCGGCGGGGAGGAAGCCGCAGCCGAGATGCTGCGGCTGCGGGGGCTGCTGCTCTCCGGGCCGGAGGCGGAGAGCAGGGATGCGCGACCGGAACGGAGGTCGCGCGCCTTGCCGGCCAGCCCGGATGCGGGCGGGCTGGAGGCGGGCATGAAGGAGCTGCGGCGGCTGATGGACGCCTGGACAGCCTGGCGCCAGCGCGCCGACCGGCTGAGCGGCGAGCGGGATCTCCGCCGCACGGAGGCCGATGCGCTGGCCGGTCAAGAGCAGGCGCTGGTCCGCGAGATGGACGCGGCTGAAGAGGAGTTCCGCGGTACTTCGGCGCGGTTCGAGGAATGGCTCCGCCGCCGCAACCTGCCGGAGGACTTGTCTCCGGAAGGGCTGCCCGACATTTTCAGGCTAGCGGAGCAGGGGAACGAGCTGCTGCGCCGGGAGGACGGGCTTGAGCTTCGTATAGCCGAGTTGAAGCGGGAAACTGCGGCGTTTGAAGAGGAATGCCTGCTTCTGATGGCGGAAGCCGGAGAAGCTGCGGAGGAAAGGGCTTCTGCCTCGGAAGAGGATGCGCGGAAGGCGAACGCAGACGTATCTCACGCTTCGTCCGTGATTTTATCTGATGCTGCATCGTCTGCTGCTTCGCCATCCGGCAATGGAGAGCCAGGTTTAACGCCGTCTGTGCCTACTGGCGCTCCACAACCGGATAATGCGCCATCCGAAATCCGGGTTAGAGCTGTATCGCTTCCCGGAGTGCCGTCTTCAGCCGCTGTACCGCCTGTCACCTCACCTGTTGCCCCCACGGCGCTTTCACCGATCCGCTGGCTGGAGGAGAGAGCAGCGGCATGGGAGATGCTTAAGACGGCGCTTCTACGCCGGGAAGACTTGATCTCCCGGCTGCGCGGGGCGAAGGAGGAACTGGAAGAGAGTCGACGGGAACAGGAAGCGCTCCGGCAGATTTGTGGTAATCTGCTGCGAGAAGGCGGGGCGAAAGACGGCGAAGACCTGCTTCGCCGGGCTGCTGCCCTGTCCCGGCGCCGGGAGCTGGAACGGTCGCTCCGGCACTCGGAGCTGGCCATGTTCGGAGGCAGGGACGAGGAAGAAAGGCAGGGACTTCTGGAGCTGCTGTCGCTACAGGACGCTTACGCACTGGAAGAAGAGAGGAAGCGGGAGGAGAGGGGCCTTGCCGAACTTGAGGAGCGAAGAAACGCGCTGCTTCAGCTTCGGGGCAGGCTGCTGCAGGAAAGGGAGAACCTGAAGAAGGTCTGCCGGGAGGATACAACGCTTCAGCAGCTGGAGGAGCAGAAGGCGGCGCTGCGGGGGATCGCCGAGCAATATGCCGTTTCCGCGCTCGCGGCTGAATTGATCAGCCGAACAAGACGGATTTACGAGCGTGAGAAGCAGCCGCAGGTTCTGGCCTTGGCTTCCTCGTATTTCGAGCGTCTGACCGGAGGAGAGTACCGGCGCGTCGTCATGACGCTAGGGAAGAAAGAGCTGAAAGCGGAGCACCGGGAAGCCGGCTTACTGGACAGCGGGCTGCTGAGCCGGGGAACGGCGGAGCAGCTGTATCTGGCCCTGCGTCTGGCTCTCGCGGGAACGATGGACCGGCAGGACCCGCTGCCGCTGCTGTTTGACGATCTGTTCGTCAATTTCGATGAGCGGCGTCTGCATGCGGCGCTTTCACTCCTTGGCGAGCTGTCCTCTTCCCGCCAGGTCGTGATGCTGACCTGCCACCGTCATGTCGCTGAGGCGGCGGCTCAGCTGGTGACGGATGCCTCCGTTATCTCCGTGTAG